The following are from one region of the Nostoc cf. commune SO-36 genome:
- a CDS encoding ParA family protein codes for MPKIIAILNGKGGVGKTTTAVNLAANFAKKKKVLLIDADIQGSASWWFGRSQQGMGFDLSQETDPALLSELAKITGYDLVVVDTPPALRSEALVAVVAIADYLVLPTPPSAMDLAILVETVKEAVIPLGTPHRVLLTKVDTRSLGEAQEAKNTLTRLGIPTCNTFIRAYKAHERAALEGVAITQWRGGNAREAELDYRRAADELQRDWRK; via the coding sequence GTGCCAAAAATCATCGCTATTCTCAACGGTAAAGGAGGAGTCGGTAAAACGACTACCGCAGTCAATCTGGCTGCAAACTTTGCGAAGAAAAAAAAGGTGCTGCTGATTGACGCAGATATTCAAGGTTCTGCCAGTTGGTGGTTTGGGCGCAGTCAGCAGGGTATGGGATTTGATTTATCTCAAGAAACAGATCCCGCACTTTTAAGTGAATTAGCAAAGATAACAGGTTACGATTTAGTAGTGGTGGATACACCTCCCGCCCTGCGCTCTGAAGCATTAGTGGCGGTAGTTGCGATCGCAGATTATCTAGTTTTGCCGACACCCCCATCTGCAATGGATTTAGCAATCCTCGTGGAAACAGTCAAGGAAGCCGTCATCCCCTTGGGAACCCCCCATCGGGTATTGCTCACCAAAGTCGATACGCGCAGTCTTGGGGAAGCACAAGAAGCAAAAAACACTCTGACTCGCTTAGGTATTCCTACTTGTAATACCTTCATCCGTGCCTATAAAGCTCATGAACGAGCAGCACTTGAAGGTGTAGCGATTACTCAATGGCGAGGAGGAAATGCACGGGAGGCGGAATTAGACTACCGCCGTGCAGCTGATGAATTACAGCGTGATTGGAGAAAATAA
- the aroH gene encoding chorismate mutase, with product MEWQMRAIRGATTVSENTVEAMREVVTELLDELENRNQFQPTDMISVTFSVTRDLDAIFPAAIARSRPGWDNVAMLDVQQMHVEGSLQRCIRFLIHAYLPASASVHHIYLRNAASLRPDWSLPQSLQTSQPAVKSKV from the coding sequence GTGGAGTGGCAAATGCGGGCTATTCGCGGAGCAACAACCGTTTCAGAAAATACCGTTGAGGCAATGCGAGAGGTAGTGACAGAACTACTAGATGAACTGGAAAACCGAAATCAATTCCAGCCAACGGACATGATTAGTGTGACTTTCTCCGTTACACGCGATTTGGATGCTATTTTTCCAGCTGCGATCGCTAGATCGCGTCCTGGTTGGGATAATGTGGCTATGTTGGATGTACAGCAAATGCACGTTGAAGGCAGCTTACAGCGCTGCATTCGATTCTTAATCCACGCTTATCTGCCAGCCTCCGCCTCGGTTCATCATATTTATTTACGCAACGCCGCCAGCTTGCGTCCTGACTGGAGTTTGCCTCAGTCTTTACAAACATCACAGCCAGCAGTTAAGTCAAAAGTGTAA
- a CDS encoding DUF1824 family protein, with product MSTPNPQNLTAEEAKKLLNKFNCLDIAPILKPSEKVGVRNALILLTKLADYQILGICADTAEEGILAMKTYSLALGYEPPDNLLTPEGPVYIKLNGKNGLCYLDSYVGHHRGVLISCQSYHEDGINEMYGHLPLDLFV from the coding sequence ATGTCAACCCCCAATCCTCAGAATCTCACCGCCGAAGAAGCGAAAAAATTACTGAACAAATTCAACTGTCTAGACATTGCCCCTATCCTCAAGCCATCAGAAAAAGTTGGAGTTCGTAATGCTTTAATTTTACTTACCAAGCTTGCTGACTACCAGATTTTAGGAATTTGTGCTGATACAGCAGAAGAAGGAATATTGGCAATGAAAACCTATTCTTTGGCTTTGGGTTATGAACCACCAGATAATTTACTGACACCTGAAGGCCCAGTTTATATCAAATTAAATGGTAAAAATGGCTTGTGTTATCTCGATTCTTATGTTGGACATCATCGTGGCGTATTAATATCTTGCCAGTCTTACCACGAAGACGGAATCAACGAGATGTATGGACACCTTCCCTTGGATTTATTTGTATAG
- a CDS encoding DUF433 domain-containing protein: protein MTSTSRVVHSDPDILGGIPVFVGTRVPIKTLLDYLEAGDSLDEFLDHFPSVSRQQAIAVLELAKEMLTAYANSA from the coding sequence ATGACATCCACATCGCGTGTTGTTCATAGCGACCCCGATATATTGGGGGGAATCCCTGTTTTTGTTGGTACTCGTGTGCCGATAAAAACCTTGCTCGATTATCTGGAAGCAGGTGACTCACTGGATGAGTTTTTAGATCACTTTCCCAGTGTCAGCCGTCAGCAAGCGATCGCCGTTCTAGAATTAGCAAAGGAAATGCTGACCGCCTATGCGAATTCTGCTTGA
- a CDS encoding MlaE family lipid ABC transporter permease subunit has translation MNQTTSKSSLGEWSQRLLAAIFLGGQVLVHLLRGKIHRRNTLEQMAAVGPDSLFIALLTAIFVGAVFTIQVAREFINFGAGNIIGGVLSVALTRELSPVLTAVILAGRVGSAFAAEIGTMRVSEQIDAMLMLKTDPIDYLVIPRVLACCLMLPILTLLSLITGMFGGFIIATNIYNLSDTVFLDSARNFLGIWDIVSAMIKACCFGILIAVIGCSWGLTTTGGAKGVGQSTTTAVVTALLIIFVSNFFLSWLMFQGTSSAFLG, from the coding sequence TTGAACCAGACTACATCCAAATCCAGTTTAGGGGAATGGAGTCAGCGACTGCTGGCGGCGATTTTTTTGGGTGGGCAAGTACTAGTTCACCTATTGAGGGGTAAAATCCATCGGCGCAACACCTTAGAACAAATGGCAGCAGTTGGGCCAGATTCCCTATTCATTGCCCTATTGACGGCTATTTTTGTCGGCGCAGTGTTTACCATTCAAGTGGCGCGGGAATTTATCAACTTTGGCGCAGGAAACATTATCGGCGGAGTGCTTTCTGTGGCGTTGACACGAGAACTCTCTCCTGTGTTGACAGCAGTGATTTTGGCGGGACGAGTCGGTTCTGCTTTTGCAGCAGAAATCGGTACTATGCGGGTATCAGAACAAATCGATGCCATGTTGATGTTAAAAACTGATCCAATCGATTATCTGGTTATTCCCCGCGTGCTTGCTTGCTGTTTAATGCTACCAATTTTAACCCTCTTGTCTTTGATAACAGGGATGTTCGGAGGATTCATAATTGCGACAAATATCTACAACCTGTCTGATACGGTATTTCTAGACTCAGCCCGTAACTTTCTGGGGATATGGGATATTGTTAGTGCCATGATTAAGGCGTGTTGCTTTGGCATTTTAATCGCCGTAATCGGTTGCAGTTGGGGGTTGACGACAACAGGGGGAGCCAAAGGTGTAGGACAGTCAACTACAACTGCTGTTGTGACTGCCTTATTAATTATATTCGTTAGCAATTTCTTTCTTTCTTGGTTAATGTTTCAGGGGACTAGCAGTGCGTTCTTGGGCTAA
- a CDS encoding acyltransferase, with the protein MKEIKNKITNKLERLLEQWLVPRLVRWGEYLETKIRRYKHQELKSQLKFCGSGLRFKRDIKIDHPQNVSLGNKVYIGPDVLLDGRGGITIGDNTTLGFNVIILSANHDYQSNDLPYEYNVYIHKPVVIGRNVWIGGNVLIVPGVSIGDGAIVAAGTVVTTNVEPLAIVGNQPMRIIKYRNKEHYEKLANKQQIKPEISVNSDTEQHN; encoded by the coding sequence ATGAAAGAGATCAAAAATAAAATTACTAATAAATTAGAGCGGCTATTGGAACAATGGTTAGTACCTCGTCTAGTAAGGTGGGGAGAATATCTAGAAACAAAAATCAGGCGATATAAGCATCAAGAACTGAAGAGTCAGTTGAAATTTTGTGGCTCAGGTCTACGATTTAAGCGGGATATTAAAATTGACCATCCACAAAATGTATCTCTGGGAAATAAAGTCTACATCGGCCCGGATGTCTTATTAGATGGCCGTGGTGGGATCACAATTGGCGACAACACAACACTTGGATTTAATGTGATTATACTTTCGGCAAATCATGACTATCAAAGTAATGATTTGCCCTATGAATATAATGTCTACATCCATAAACCTGTTGTCATCGGTCGCAATGTTTGGATTGGCGGAAATGTCCTAATTGTTCCAGGAGTTTCTATTGGAGATGGTGCGATTGTAGCGGCTGGTACAGTTGTAACTACTAATGTTGAACCTTTAGCAATTGTTGGAAATCAACCTATGAGAATAATTAAATACCGCAACAAAGAACATTATGAAAAACTCGCCAACAAACAACAGATTAAACCTGAAATATCAGTTAATTCTGACACTGAACAGCATAACTGA
- a CDS encoding DUF3119 family protein, protein MPTNKAGFKTVTTSFAPNSTSTVELKPSYNIPIVLVIAAIPLLLVQPWIGLIFTLFGLFLMFQALTLRLQFTATDLDIYRGEKLLRRFPYQEWQNWRIFWNKVPILFYFKEIKSIHFLPILFDPNTLKGCLEQRCPRI, encoded by the coding sequence ATGCCTACTAATAAAGCAGGATTTAAGACTGTGACCACTTCATTTGCTCCTAACTCCACATCAACAGTGGAACTCAAACCTAGTTACAACATACCTATAGTCTTGGTGATTGCCGCTATTCCACTACTGTTGGTACAACCGTGGATAGGCTTAATTTTCACACTGTTTGGTTTGTTTCTCATGTTTCAGGCATTAACACTACGTTTGCAATTTACCGCCACCGACTTAGATATTTACAGAGGCGAAAAATTGCTGCGGCGTTTTCCCTATCAAGAATGGCAAAACTGGCGGATATTCTGGAATAAAGTACCCATTCTGTTTTACTTTAAAGAAATTAAAAGTATTCACTTTTTGCCGATTTTATTTGACCCCAACACCTTGAAAGGTTGCTTAGAACAACGTTGTCCACGTATTTAG
- a CDS encoding DUF6444 domain-containing protein → MSPEEKDQKIERLELEVKALLERIAELERSLGLDSQTSSKPPASDGLKKSNQIRTKSLREKGKRPSGGQIGHPGQTLKQVLEPEKIVEHPTPCSCPGCGSDIGDVGIKKIIKRQVFDIPAPRIIVTEHRVAVKECPECKTLLQGSFPESVTAPVQYGARIRAVAAYLNHQHFIPEDRLSEVLLDLFGCRMTPGTIAKTTLTLAQIIEPVVAEMASEVKAAAVKHLDETFFEDWW, encoded by the coding sequence ATGAGTCCAGAAGAAAAAGATCAAAAAATAGAAAGGCTAGAGCTAGAGGTTAAGGCACTGCTGGAAAGGATAGCAGAGCTAGAGAGAAGTTTGGGACTAGATAGCCAAACAAGTTCAAAACCACCAGCCAGCGACGGACTCAAAAAGTCAAATCAAATACGGACAAAAAGTTTAAGAGAAAAAGGGAAGCGGCCATCAGGGGGGCAGATAGGTCATCCAGGGCAGACATTAAAACAAGTATTAGAGCCAGAGAAAATAGTAGAACATCCAACACCATGCTCATGTCCTGGATGTGGAAGTGATATTGGGGATGTAGGAATCAAAAAAATCATCAAGCGACAAGTATTTGATATACCAGCCCCACGCATCATCGTCACAGAACACAGAGTGGCAGTCAAAGAATGTCCAGAATGTAAAACTCTCCTACAAGGTAGTTTTCCAGAATCTGTCACAGCACCAGTACAGTATGGAGCCAGAATTAGAGCAGTTGCAGCTTATCTAAATCATCAACACTTTATTCCCGAAGACCGATTGAGTGAAGTGCTGCTAGATTTATTTGGTTGCCGAATGACACCAGGGACAATCGCAAAGACAACTTTGACTCTGGCTCAAATCATAGAACCAGTAGTAGCAGAGATGGCCTCTGAGGTAAAAGCAGCAGCAGTTAAACATTTAGACGAGACTTTCTTTGAGGATTGGTGGTAA
- a CDS encoding coiled-coil domain-containing protein has protein sequence MARKQSLSDLLQEEAQKFTPIEGEPAIEIIAEKVVVEEQPSSDEESSAQTSESDSNKRTSSTKADLEATVKELTANLEESHKKEASLEQEIVDLQSKLSKQKTLVSEQKSLAQQVAKGVEETKKTALQLAEANSQLIEEINALKQTAEDKSKLAVAVKETSAIKPVKDHYNPLNYKKSHRSS, from the coding sequence ATGGCTAGAAAACAAAGTCTCTCTGACTTATTACAAGAAGAGGCGCAAAAATTTACACCCATAGAGGGTGAACCTGCGATCGAAATTATAGCAGAAAAAGTTGTCGTCGAAGAACAGCCTTCTTCTGATGAAGAATCTTCAGCACAGACATCTGAGTCAGATTCTAATAAACGCACAAGCTCAACTAAGGCTGATTTAGAAGCAACTGTCAAAGAGTTGACAGCTAATTTAGAAGAAAGCCATAAAAAGGAAGCATCTTTAGAACAGGAAATTGTTGATTTGCAATCAAAACTATCTAAGCAAAAAACATTAGTATCTGAACAAAAATCATTAGCGCAACAAGTAGCAAAAGGAGTTGAAGAAACAAAAAAAACAGCACTGCAACTAGCAGAAGCTAATTCCCAGCTTATAGAAGAAATTAATGCTTTAAAACAAACAGCAGAAGATAAGTCTAAACTTGCTGTAGCTGTAAAAGAAACTAGTGCAATAAAACCAGTAAAAGACCACTACAATCCACTTAACTACAAAAAATCACATCGTTCATCGTAA
- a CDS encoding M61 family metallopeptidase gives MTEATATRPNTYVQETGPTIHYLVAMSQPETHLFEVILHIVDYPSPILDLKLPVWTPGSYLVREYAKNLQDFAAFTADKPLPWRKITKNHWQVDKIGISELTVRYRIFANELSVRTNHLDATHGYFNGAALFFRIHGWENQPIRVTIVPPQTEWQVTTALPPVAQETNTFLAGDFDTLVDTPFEIGSHKLYKFEVLGKPHELAIWGQGNFQAQQMIADIQKIIQVEAQMFGGLPYERYVFLLHLFSQAFGGLEHKDSCSLIYQRFGFRAQDKYNRFIQLVAHEFFHLWNVKRIRPKALEVFDYDQENYTPSLWFCEGTTSYYDLLIPLRAGIYDIKSFLNNLGKEITRYEITPGRKVQPVSESSFDAWIKLYRPDANSGNSQISYYLKGEMVSLLLDLLIRSTHDNQRSLDDVMLKMWQQFGQAEIGYTPEQLQEVIESVAEIDLTDFFKRYIDGTEDLPLNEYLEPFGLQLLAEQQEEPYLGVRINTENGREMIKFVETGSPAQGGGIDAGDELLAIDGIKVTAGSLSDRLKDYQPKDTIQVAVFHQDELRTYSITLASPRPTRYQVKPVEHPDSTQQQNFAGWLGVAIATV, from the coding sequence ATGACTGAAGCAACAGCAACTCGTCCCAACACTTACGTCCAAGAAACTGGGCCAACGATTCATTACCTGGTGGCAATGTCTCAGCCAGAAACCCATTTGTTCGAGGTGATTTTACACATTGTGGATTATCCCTCACCGATTCTTGATTTAAAACTACCAGTGTGGACACCAGGTTCCTATTTAGTCCGAGAATACGCCAAAAACTTACAAGATTTTGCGGCTTTTACAGCAGATAAGCCTTTACCTTGGCGGAAGATCACTAAAAATCACTGGCAGGTAGACAAAATAGGTATTTCAGAATTAACTGTACGTTACCGCATTTTTGCGAATGAGCTATCGGTACGGACAAATCACCTAGATGCCACCCACGGTTATTTTAACGGTGCGGCATTATTTTTTAGAATTCACGGTTGGGAGAACCAACCCATTCGCGTCACCATCGTACCACCACAGACGGAATGGCAGGTAACTACTGCTTTACCACCTGTTGCTCAGGAAACAAATACTTTCTTGGCTGGCGATTTTGATACTCTGGTGGATACTCCTTTTGAGATCGGTAGCCACAAATTGTATAAATTTGAGGTATTAGGAAAACCCCATGAACTGGCAATCTGGGGACAGGGAAATTTCCAAGCCCAGCAGATGATTGCTGATATTCAAAAAATTATTCAAGTAGAAGCGCAGATGTTCGGCGGTTTGCCTTATGAACGATATGTGTTTCTGCTACATTTATTTAGCCAAGCTTTTGGTGGTTTGGAGCATAAGGACTCTTGCTCCTTAATTTATCAGCGTTTTGGATTTCGCGCTCAAGATAAGTACAATCGCTTTATCCAATTGGTAGCACACGAGTTCTTTCACTTGTGGAATGTCAAGCGAATTCGCCCAAAAGCTTTAGAGGTTTTTGATTACGACCAAGAAAACTACACACCATCGTTGTGGTTTTGTGAAGGTACTACTAGTTACTATGACTTGTTAATTCCTTTGCGGGCAGGAATTTATGATATTAAGTCATTTTTGAATAATTTGGGTAAGGAAATTACCAGATATGAAATAACACCAGGACGCAAGGTACAACCCGTTTCTGAGTCGAGTTTTGATGCCTGGATAAAACTCTATCGCCCGGATGCCAATAGCGGTAATTCCCAAATCTCCTACTATTTAAAGGGAGAAATGGTATCGTTATTGCTGGATTTACTAATTCGCTCTACTCACGACAATCAGCGCTCCCTTGATGACGTGATGCTGAAAATGTGGCAGCAATTTGGGCAAGCTGAAATTGGTTATACACCAGAACAGTTACAGGAAGTTATAGAATCTGTTGCAGAAATCGATTTGACTGATTTCTTTAAACGCTATATTGATGGCACTGAAGATTTACCCTTGAATGAGTATTTAGAACCCTTTGGCTTGCAGTTGTTAGCTGAACAGCAAGAAGAACCTTACTTGGGTGTGAGAATAAATACAGAGAATGGGCGGGAAATGATTAAGTTTGTGGAGACTGGTTCACCTGCACAAGGGGGAGGAATTGATGCAGGTGATGAGTTGTTAGCAATTGATGGAATTAAGGTAACAGCAGGTAGCTTAAGCGATCGCCTGAAAGATTACCAACCAAAGGATACCATTCAAGTCGCAGTTTTCCACCAAGACGAACTCCGTACTTATTCCATCACCCTCGCGTCACCACGTCCAACAAGATATCAGGTAAAACCTGTTGAGCATCCTGATTCCACACAGCAGCAAAACTTTGCTGGATGGCTTGGAGTGGCGATCGCAACTGTTTGA
- a CDS encoding carbon dioxide-concentrating mechanism protein CcmK — protein MSLQAIGALETKGFPAVLAAADAMVKAGRVTLVGYIRVGSARFTVNIRGDVSEVKAAMAAGIEAAENVYGGTLESWVIIARPHENVEAVLPIAYTEQVQGYRESVENPIVRSSNRL, from the coding sequence ATGTCATTACAGGCAATTGGAGCACTTGAAACGAAAGGTTTTCCTGCGGTGCTAGCAGCAGCAGATGCAATGGTAAAAGCTGGCCGAGTTACCCTCGTTGGTTATATCAGAGTAGGTAGTGCCCGCTTTACAGTTAATATTCGTGGTGATGTTTCTGAAGTAAAAGCCGCTATGGCTGCTGGTATTGAAGCCGCAGAAAATGTTTATGGCGGCACACTCGAATCCTGGGTGATTATTGCTCGTCCCCATGAAAACGTTGAAGCTGTTCTGCCAATTGCTTACACAGAACAAGTACAAGGGTATCGGGAATCTGTAGAAAATCCCATTGTTAGATCATCGAATCGTCTATAG
- a CDS encoding DUF5615 family PIN-like protein: protein MRILLDECVPRPLRRELTDYEVRTVVEMGWSGKKNGELLQLMAKENFTILLTTDQNLRYQQNLQQAGVAVVVLVASSNRLPDLLPLIPSVRSTIATIAPGVVVEIGGF from the coding sequence ATGCGAATTCTGCTTGATGAGTGTGTTCCACGACCCTTAAGGCGTGAACTCACTGATTATGAGGTACGCACGGTTGTGGAGATGGGATGGTCAGGAAAAAAGAATGGTGAGCTATTGCAACTAATGGCGAAGGAGAATTTCACAATTCTCCTCACAACAGACCAAAACTTACGATATCAGCAAAACTTGCAACAGGCTGGAGTTGCGGTCGTTGTTCTCGTAGCGTCTAGTAATCGCTTACCTGATTTACTTCCATTGATACCCAGTGTTCGCAGCACCATAGCAACGATCGCTCCGGGTGTGGTTGTTGAAATCGGAGGTTTTTGA
- the sppA gene encoding signal peptide peptidase SppA: MIWPFKPKFRKQIARIEITGAIAGATRKRVLEALKTVEEKKFPALLLRIDSPGGTVGDSQEIYSALKRLREKIKIVASFGNISASGGVYIGMGAEHIVANPGTITGSIGVILRGNNLERLLDKIGVSFKVIKSGPYKDILSFDRQLTQPEENILQELIDTSYQQFVQTVADGRSLTVEAVKSFADGRIFTGQQALELGVVDRLGTEEDARRWTAELVGLDPEKTLCYTLEERKPLLNRLLPGSRQVSSGIGAGIDWLEFEVSTSGLPLWLYRP; the protein is encoded by the coding sequence ATGATTTGGCCGTTTAAGCCCAAGTTTAGAAAACAAATTGCGCGGATTGAAATTACTGGTGCGATCGCCGGTGCTACTCGCAAACGCGTCCTAGAAGCCCTGAAAACTGTAGAAGAAAAAAAGTTTCCGGCATTATTGCTCCGTATCGATAGCCCTGGCGGTACAGTCGGAGATTCCCAAGAAATCTACAGCGCCCTGAAGCGTCTGCGCGAAAAAATTAAAATCGTCGCTAGCTTTGGCAATATCTCGGCTTCTGGAGGAGTCTACATCGGCATGGGAGCCGAACACATCGTCGCCAACCCAGGTACGATTACGGGTAGTATTGGTGTGATTTTACGTGGGAATAACTTGGAACGCTTGCTAGATAAAATCGGTGTTTCCTTCAAGGTAATTAAGTCTGGCCCTTACAAAGACATATTGTCTTTCGATCGGCAACTGACTCAACCAGAAGAAAACATCCTGCAAGAGTTGATTGACACAAGTTATCAGCAGTTTGTGCAAACGGTAGCTGATGGCCGTTCGTTAACAGTAGAAGCTGTGAAAAGTTTCGCCGATGGCCGGATTTTTACTGGACAGCAAGCTCTAGAGTTGGGTGTTGTAGATCGACTGGGTACAGAAGAAGATGCCCGTCGCTGGACAGCAGAACTAGTCGGTCTTGATCCAGAAAAAACTCTCTGCTATACCCTAGAGGAACGTAAACCTTTATTGAATCGACTTTTGCCAGGAAGCCGTCAAGTTTCATCAGGAATTGGGGCTGGAATTGATTGGCTCGAATTTGAAGTCTCTACTAGTGGTTTACCGTTGTGGTTATATCGACCCTAA
- a CDS encoding IS66 family transposase, with protein MVATKTQTWYRVSPQRKDIEVLADIKGVVVHDHWKPYYQLLDVNHALCNAHHLRELKAIDEIEQEPWAKSMNKLLLLACNYKHRYQSGIPKNVVARLTQLYEQILQRGLSFHSSQSPLIRKGNRGRVKRRVGHNLLLRLQNFQSDVLRFLTQPDVPFTNNQAERDLRMMKCKQKISGGFRSFEFAVSFANIRYASFHCF; from the coding sequence GTGGTTGCCACTAAAACACAAACTTGGTATCGAGTTTCTCCTCAACGTAAAGACATAGAAGTATTAGCTGATATCAAGGGTGTAGTAGTCCACGACCATTGGAAACCCTATTATCAACTCCTTGATGTCAATCACGCTTTGTGTAATGCCCATCATCTTCGAGAACTCAAAGCAATAGATGAAATCGAGCAAGAACCTTGGGCTAAATCCATGAACAAGTTGTTGCTTTTAGCTTGCAATTACAAGCATCGTTATCAATCAGGTATTCCCAAAAATGTTGTTGCTCGTCTGACTCAACTGTACGAGCAAATTCTACAACGAGGGCTGAGTTTTCACTCCTCTCAATCACCCCTAATCCGCAAAGGTAATCGTGGGCGGGTGAAACGACGTGTTGGTCATAACTTGTTGTTGCGGCTTCAAAATTTTCAGAGTGATGTTTTACGGTTTCTGACACAACCTGATGTTCCCTTTACCAATAATCAGGCAGAACGTGACTTGCGGATGATGAAATGTAAGCAGAAGATTTCCGGTGGTTTTCGCTCCTTCGAGTTTGCGGTTTCATTCGCTAATATCCGTTATGCATCTTTCCACTGCTTCTAA
- the ccmS gene encoding beta-carboxysome assembly chaperone CcmS, which yields MFFGNSQPESGDTKWRRQLDKFVKANQQELAALFWGLWLANGDSQGTVGIDLQPTPHFVYCPKEQIENLNIRVENRLQEILGIVENHKPDVEVVMIGIGKGEIKLIQFAPEPAPPICFEQAGKDVDGLLDVLEERMREELKL from the coding sequence ATGTTTTTTGGTAATAGTCAACCAGAATCAGGTGATACTAAGTGGCGTCGCCAGTTGGATAAGTTTGTCAAAGCAAATCAGCAAGAGTTGGCGGCGCTGTTTTGGGGATTGTGGTTAGCAAATGGCGATAGTCAGGGTACTGTTGGTATTGATTTGCAACCAACGCCGCATTTTGTTTATTGTCCGAAAGAGCAGATAGAGAATTTAAATATTAGAGTTGAGAATCGGCTTCAGGAAATTTTGGGAATTGTGGAGAATCACAAGCCGGATGTGGAAGTTGTGATGATTGGCATTGGGAAGGGGGAAATTAAGTTAATTCAGTTTGCACCGGAACCAGCACCACCGATTTGTTTTGAGCAAGCTGGAAAAGATGTGGATGGGTTATTGGATGTGCTGGAAGAGAGAATGAGGGAGGAGTTGAAGTTATAA
- a CDS encoding Crp/Fnr family transcriptional regulator: MLTEVFSELFPLMSTANPQTLEWLLNVAIEHEYPSGRAVVMEDAWGNAVYFVVSGWVKVRRTVGEDSVALAIFGRGDFFGEMAILDESPRSTDVIALSPVKLLSISRERFIQILFKDPQLHHRMLQLMVRRLRQINLRLQMRSSPPAVKLAHTLVTLGESYGQESDLGKEIFNVPFKDLAEVTEIGVEETTKIMQKLHEKGWINIDSANNTTYLVNFKQLMNLAGKV; this comes from the coding sequence ATGCTAACTGAGGTTTTTAGTGAACTTTTCCCCTTAATGAGTACAGCCAATCCACAGACTTTGGAATGGCTACTCAATGTTGCAATTGAACATGAATACCCATCTGGGCGAGCCGTTGTCATGGAAGATGCCTGGGGTAACGCCGTTTATTTCGTGGTTTCTGGTTGGGTCAAAGTCCGGCGTACCGTCGGGGAAGATTCAGTAGCTCTGGCAATTTTTGGTCGTGGCGATTTTTTTGGAGAAATGGCAATTTTGGATGAATCTCCACGTTCAACTGATGTCATAGCCCTTTCGCCCGTGAAGTTGCTTAGTATCTCCAGAGAGCGTTTTATTCAAATATTGTTTAAAGACCCGCAGTTACATCACCGGATGTTGCAACTGATGGTGCGGCGATTGCGACAAATTAACCTGCGCTTGCAAATGCGGTCTTCACCACCAGCAGTTAAACTCGCCCATACTTTAGTAACTTTAGGCGAAAGCTACGGTCAGGAATCAGACTTAGGAAAAGAAATTTTTAACGTTCCTTTTAAGGATTTAGCAGAGGTGACAGAAATCGGCGTTGAAGAAACCACTAAAATTATGCAAAAGCTGCATGAAAAAGGGTGGATTAACATTGATAGCGCCAACAACACCACTTATCTTGTGAACTTCAAACAGTTGATGAACTTGGCTGGCAAAGTGTGA
- a CDS encoding BMC domain-containing protein, whose protein sequence is MPMAVGVIETLGFPSVLAAADAMVKAAAVTIVYYGQAESARLLVAVRGHVSEVNRAVEAGIAAGEQVKVGTVITHYIVPNPPENVETILPIHFTEASEPYRMF, encoded by the coding sequence ATGCCAATGGCCGTTGGCGTAATTGAAACTTTAGGTTTTCCTAGTGTATTAGCAGCAGCAGATGCAATGGTCAAAGCTGCCGCAGTCACAATTGTGTATTATGGTCAAGCCGAAAGCGCTCGCTTGTTAGTCGCTGTCCGGGGACACGTTTCTGAGGTAAATAGAGCTGTTGAAGCTGGAATCGCTGCTGGAGAGCAAGTAAAGGTTGGTACAGTAATCACCCACTATATCGTTCCTAACCCTCCAGAAAATGTGGAAACTATATTACCAATCCATTTCACTGAAGCATCAGAACCTTACCGGATGTTCTAA